From Hippoglossus hippoglossus isolate fHipHip1 chromosome 14, fHipHip1.pri, whole genome shotgun sequence:
TCCCTTTCATTAGTTTACGTCTTTTGACTATTTGGTACCCTTAATGTAAAGGCAATCGCTTCTTTGTTCACAGATATTGGTTCATACAGCTTTTCTTCACAACATGCTTTTGTAGTGCTTTGTTCCCTTTGTGAACTAAACTGGTTAGACACTGCATCAAGGTAGACTGAGCTTTAAGTTATTCCTCTTGGGTTACAAATGTGCGACTGAGGCAAAAACACTGTCAGGTAAAATCTAGAGAATTTTTGGAAAAAAGAAGACCTGCATTGGGAGTTTAGATGGAGACTGGATTGCTTTCCATCATGAAACGCTGAAATCAGTTATTTTAGGGGAGAGGCTGGGTCAGATCTAATGGGCTACTAATGGCTGGATGATACATCAGCTTATTTGTCTAATCAAGTAACGAGATTGGTCGCCAGAGAGATTTCATGTTTAAGGAGATATGAACCTAATCCTATAGCACCAAGAAAGGGttaaacaacaaacatatttctgtgtttgtagcTGTGGCTGAATATGCAAAtatgtttcagtgtttgtgcatttgtgggAGCATTATCTATGTAAGttcatgtaaaatatatttatacattcctgtgtgtctcctctaTCCTCTCACATTGATTATTTAACCCCTGAACTATTCTTGCAGACAGCAACAGTGAAGTTCAGCCTGGGTTTGAGTTATACATTTCTTTCACTGCAACACAATGTTTGAtccctgtaaataaaaaatagcatCAGGctaatattgtttttacattcagATCAACCTGCATTCGCAGGTTTAAATAatctatttgtgtttgaatgagaCCATGTCAATAAATAAaggatgaaaatataaaatacccAAATTTAGAAACGTCAATCATGATATGAGCCAAAATTCAACTTATGTGAAAGTAGACATGAATATACTCAGATTGCTTCCCCATAGATTGAGATGACCTCAGGTGCATGTCATAAAACCTGTCGCCTGTTAACAATGCCTTCTGCATTGTATACAAAGAGCAAGGTTTGTAGAACAGCTCTATTAGCTGGAACTTCATCTGACCCGCTCAACTCGCCGGGAGCTGAGGTTTGCAACTGAaattaaaaccaacaaaaccaaacaaaaaatggaaaataaaacagctaTGAGGTTTTGGAGAAGTGTGAAACCCTGCGGCTTCACCCTTGAATCTGCAGCTTGGCAGTGGACCAGTTCAGCTTACTCTGATCACCATCATCAAAAGGACTCGagacaaacttttaaaaaacatcaggaCGTCAGTCcttaaaacacattcacatatcacacacacttatcttGGTTgtctcccccacctcctcctttgTGATTCTCTCATTTGTTACTGAAATATTGAACAGATAtttggacatttcttttttctattcatCGTGGCCCTCTCAATTCCCTTCTATCTCTGTCTTcatcctttccttctttcctcttctttttccttttagcCCACCTTTTGTGGGTTGGTAGCACGCACACCCTGCTCGTACGTGATCCTCTGGCTGATCAGATACTGCGCTGCTTGTGTAGCGGCTGGCGACCCTGTTATGGTAACTTTACGGTTCCGAGTACCAGGAATGAACTCTCCCTTTTTGGAGATCTGGATTCGGGCTCCTGTTAGCTCCTGGTACTCGACCAGCGTTTTCCCTCCTTTCCCCAAAATGGCACCAACCAGATTTTCAGGAACAGCAATCTCAACCACGTCCTTGGCCCCATCTCCCAGCTTCTCTGCTGCCAGTAGAGAGGAGGCCATCAGCGGGGATGAAGCATTTAGGTAACCATTGGAAGCCCCTGTAGCAGCTGCTAGAGAACCCAGGGAGAACCCACCAAGGCCTGCAGCAGGGTGGCCAGCACTGCCTGAGGCATCGCTGGCATAGGAGGCCAGCAGgttagctgcagcagcagcagctgggttAGCGCTAGCTGCTACTGCAGCAAGAACCCCAGAGGCAGCTGCAGGGTTGAGGCCAAGGCCAAGGGTGTTAGTGTTGTAGCCATAGCTGGCCAATGTATTGAGGGCTGAGGTGATGGCCAACAGGTCATTGCCAGAGAAGCTAGACATGGCGGTGGGGAAGGCACCCATTCCCGTCAAGCCGGCCTGACCCAGAAGGCTGgaggcagtggcagcagctgcGGCCGCGTTGGGCATGACCTCAGCCGTGTTGGCGTAGGGGGATCCAGTGGGGTTGGAGTTGGCCACTGGACCCGAGACGTTAGAATAGCTGATGTTGagacagctgctgctctgagggTCCTCCTGGATCTTCTGCACTATGATCTCCACAGCCTTGCGGTTCTGTTCAGGCTCCCCACTGATGGTTACCACTCGCTCCTGGAGGTTGATGCCCTCTGGCTTCTGGGAGAGTTGCACCCAAGCCCCTGACTGCTCCATCACAGCTTTCACTGTGGCTCCACCCTTGCCAATGATCAGCCCAGCCGTGCTATTGGGCACGATCAATTTGGCCTGTGGAGAAATAGAAAGATTGAGGtagcaataaaatgtaataagaGACAGATTTAACGGCAATAAATGGCCAACAGAGAAAGTGATATCTTACACTGAGTCAGAGTACTATACCAGCCCCCGCTTTACTCAGCGGTTTGTTAATCCCAGGGGTTTAGGCTGCAGCTGCCACACAGCTCTGTCTAGCTATGAAAGATCGTAGGTAAAAATAACCACATACCCTCACATTTTCCTGACCCTACCAGACTCTGGGTCATGGCCCAGAGAACAAATAAGACTAATAAACAAGGTCTCCTGGAAGTGACCTGTTCCTACCACACAGTGACCACACACCCTCAGACCCACTGGCTGTACAGTATCTCACCTGTTTGACGCGGTCAGGGTTGACGGTGGTCTGTGGCTGCAGTATGCTGACAGGTTCGGGTTTCTGGGCGCTCTGGGGCATCTCACGGACTTTCTCCGCAATGAAGTTGTGAACACCATTGAGAGCTTCGACTGTACCCTGTATCAGACAGACACGTTCTGTTGTTCCTGTGATgacagagcaggaagaggacAAACATAAGTCTGTTACATCGGTTACTATAATGCTTTCTGAGTGCGTACTTGACGAGCAGATTTGAAGGACTTGCTCAGGCTGGACCGGAATCTATTTATATTAAGATGTCTTGGCAAtgaaaaatgttcacatttcaCAAAGAGGAACCAATTACTAAGCCTTTCCTCGCTACTTCCATTTACACAATCAACAGAGAAACATCCCAAAAAATAACCATGCTTAGTTAGGGAGCCATGGGGTTGGGGTGGTTGGGAAGGGGGTGCAGCGAAGGGGCAGCTCATTCCTCTTCAATGATGTAACTCTTTCAGTGCTGTAATGCTGAGCCTTGCCCAGCAGCTCTAacagaccaaacacacacacttgttcctCCTCTAGGCTTCTCTCTACACCCACATTGACAATCCAACTGGCATTCCGTTACCATGGTAAAGGGGCTGAGTTTTGGAAACAGGTGATGCAACAGCGAGTCTTTTATACTTCCTCACAAGATATTTAAAACGCTCCCCCTTTAGTATCAACCTTCCGGCCTCGCTCTCTTTAACATTTGACCGTTCTTTGGCTGATTTTCTCAGATGACTTAAGAATGACATAAATCTGTATGATTTAGTGAGAGTAAAGAGTCGCATCTTCCACATTGATCGGGTATATTTGCAAATGGCAAAAGCAAGCTAATGAGGTGAACACTTGTCGGAGCAGTGCTGCTCTACTGCATCGCTCAAATTTTCATCTGTAATTCAGTAGAATCTCAAAGGCACACATCTGTTCTCTGGGCATTTATCAGGAAATCACTCAGgaaatgaattaattaattcaaaGAAATCAGTCAAAGTCAGACTGGATTGGCTTCATACCATTGGCATGTCTAATAATGGATTTAAACAATCAATAGGTCAGTTTAAGCCTATCAGGAGAAGCAGTAGAAAACTGTAATTGGGTAAAATGGGGGAACGGGCATCTGACCTGAAACTGACCTTATTTTCTTAGTTACCCTGAATATTCTATAATAGCCATATGGTACTACATGTTGCACTATAACTTTAAATAACACTGCTTGAGACAGTAGTCCTGCACATGTTACCACATTTCTGACTGTCAACTTGGGAGATCAAAATATATCCAAATTAATTCCtactgaaaaatacacaaactggCTATACATGAAGTAGAGCTTCAGGGAGAAGCACAGTTGGCTCctttgtgtgttactgtgctTCACCTGCCTTCCATTCTTAACTTTGACAAAGTGATTACCTGTTGTGGATTTGTAAGCACATTATATCATTATGACATTATTTCCAAAGTGATAATGCAATTAAGTATTTTAATCACATGCATGGACATTTCAATGAACTAGTTACAGTGGATATTTAGAAAGTCCCATATTAGTCTGTTGCAATTGTTATAAATGaatcagacatttaaaacagtGGTTGTTGTTTCCTTTTACTCTCATTTTCAATGATTTATGTTAATGTGAAGTGTGCTCTTGTGTATGCAGCCATGGAtacaaacaatacacacagaatATAAAGTATGAGAAAGTTAGAACCAAGATGTGGTCACAGTGATGTCTGACTTATTGGAAATTTACTTGGATCAACCTCTTTGCTTGCTCTACCCAGATGTAACAAACGTGGCCATACTGAGTGACACAACATGTCCTTAGAAGGCATATTGCCCTGGAAAATCTATGATATATCTTACATCATGATGAGGATATCCATTTACTTTGGTTGGCACAGAAACCTCAAGTTAAACATCTCTGAAGCATTTAGACTGGTCTTCACACAGTGACAGTACAGCTCCCAGGTCAGAGGGAGAGTTTGATGCGTGTACCATGTACCATGATGAATGACTACAACCTTTGTCAGTGGCATGAAACCGTGAAAAGGACAAACTATGTAAATTTCAAGTTTTATTCTCCACCCTTTTCACTTCCTGAATTGCTTGCATCAGCTTTTgccttctgtctttctttgagGATGATGAATTGCACAATAAAAGCTCTGGGCTTTGAGTTGCACGTCCGCTTGTTGGCAGGTAGGGGAGAGAAATGTGTCACTACCCCAGAGAGCACACATCTCAGCCTTCAGCTTTCTCCCAAGAGACCAATGAATCCCAGGTCTTCTATCTTGATCCTGAAGTAAGAGAGTTTCAACACAACTCCAGTTGCTTGAGCTTTCCTGCGATTTCAATCTGGCTCTGGGTTGTTCTCATTATTCAGACACATAATGTATCACTGTCATCACATCAGCAGATTTTTAAAGTAATTGTTCACACTACTAATCGAGCTGGAATGTTTTTGTTGGAATTCCCACCACTGAATATATTAATGGcgtcacagtgatgtcatgtgGCACTTTaccaaaatgtaaacacagattttaaatccTGGGATCTTTTGTAACATGCCATTTTTATCCACTAAATCAGATAGTCAATTGGAAAACTTTTACATCAGATCACATTCTGACCAGTAGTTCCAAACAATATgtgctgtatttaaaaaaaactaagattCTTACAACAGAGCAATAAGCCATTAAACTAAAGACTGATTTGTTTCATATACCTGATTCTAATAAGCTTTAAGACAGACAAATGAACAGTAAATTGTAAATGGGGGAAGAAACATAATACTATGGGACTCTTTAGAATACTAGATAGCATCAAGAGGATTTGGGATGCTGTAATGGAGGATCTGTGttacattaaaatacatcagGGATTTTACTACTAGAAGGAGTACAGACACAAAGTGCAGAGTTTCAGGCTCGGATAGATCAGAGCTAAACGGCTGCAGCTGTTTGTAATCTTTGGTCATTTCATGGGTTTTAAAGGTTAAGGCTGGTCATGGTCTGTATTCTTCCTTAAGGTCAAAAAATATCATGTCAAGACAAAAACCAACAAAGCATTGGTCAACAGCTCGACACCTCAGTGCCTTGTCTGTTTGTGGCTCTCAGCCCCATGCCCACTGGTTTCTACTAAAGACTTACAGTACATCTCCAAACACAGGTCACAAATACATGCAGTAGTTTcacttttaatataaaacagGTGACTACTGTTGTTTTTAAGCATATATGACTCGAACAGCAGGAAATACAGCGTTTGTTGGGGACTAATTTTAGCAATGGATTAATACACTTTTGGTACGGAGTACTTACAGCAGCAGGGCGGTGTTGGTGATCTCAATGAGGGAATGACTCAGAAATAAATTACAGTGCCCATTTTTTTGGAAATGAGGGAACATGTCACCCAGTGAAACAGTGTGGCTCACTGTTAGTGGCTCACTGTTTTTAATGGAGCCCTATGGAACAATTAAGAGATATCTGACCCTAAATACACTGACAGTAGATTTGAGTTGAGTTTattcattgttggttttgttcttttcattcgTTGAAATTTGAAAAGGGCAGACTATCACCAAACTTAACTCCTTTAACAAATAGGGCCACCAAAAGGAGTATAGTATAGTGAATGTCAGAAATACACAATTTGCAGAGTAAATGAGCGAGCTTGTTGAGTGTGGTTATGATGGACACTGTATACCGTAATGCAACATGCAACATAAATGGAGGAGCTGCACAAAACTAATAACATGTACACAAGCTGTGGAGGGTGGTGTGATGGCTCCAGGGACATTTTgccaaacaaagaaacagattgaaaaaactgttttactcGCAAAATTCTGAAATGTGGCAATGACTGCATATCTTGTATTGGTTGCTATTAGTACAAAATGATAAAGTCATTTTGTGATGGAAGTGATGGAATCCTGACACCCGGGTAAATGGGGCAATTTGccagacagcgaggtgagagacCACCTTAGTGCGCTCGTACATGGCGCAGTGGGGAtttgaagaaaaggaaaaccttctactggcaatgggaaaggagttaATCGTTAAcaaattttggtgtaaaagaggtataacATTGGAGACCCTAGCCTTGTTTCCTCAAACTGTTCCACAACCTTAACTGCCTGTATActattgtaaccatgacgacaAAGGTTATCTAATTGTAGGGAAGTACCTATTATCACCTAAACCATAATCTTTTCCAAAACCGAACCAAAGCATCACGTCTAGTAAGCTttgatattataataaaatcatGACGAAGAAGGTCAAGTACACTCTgcatatttgttattttaacaaTGAAGAAGAAGGTTGGATACCTAGGAGCGATAGTTCAAGAGATGCTGCAACAGGTCGCACAGGAGGATAGGGTCAAATCACCTATATGATGTTTCCGGTCTGTTAGGTTGGACACTAGCGGGCAGTGGGAACTCAGTAGTTGTCTGCCTTTTCTCTGAGCtctgaaaaatgtgtttcaaattcaaaatggtcctatctatttaaaaaaataatattttaatctCTAAGATTGCTGAAGATGAATTTAGGAGTTCATTAATAGAAGAATCAAATCACTTTGTTTGCATATAGCTAACAATTTAATGTACATTATTGTTTCCTGAGTTGTAGTCTCTAAAGGTGGCTAGCATAGTTGTTACAGTCAGCAGAGACAGTATGGGGAGTTCTTGATTTTTTAAAGAGCTATTCTGGAAATTTAGTATTGCACTTTCATAATAATGGGGGAGTTGAGAGACAGACTTAAATTGGATGGCAACTTTTGAAgcattggctccagctccccccggAATCCTCAGAGAATAGGCGGcgtatggatggatggatagatggaacTTTTGAAGTAGCTTGGGCCAAGGTATTTCAGTCCTCTCAGTGGAGTCAAAAACACCGGATAGCATCTTGTAGACCCTTCCTGCTAAATGCCAACATCCTGTTAACACCACACCTCCAGTTTTGTAACACAGGCTTTTTGTTAATAATTTAGAGTGACCAAGCCCAGCCGATATATAaaagtgatgtcatcatggtTATTTTGCCAGACTTTTGAAAGCTCGCTCTGGAGCCACTGAAGAGATTACTCAACTGTTCACAAGTAATCCTCATGACAAACTTTTAGTATAACATTGATGGAGTGCCCATTTAATTAACTCATATTTCCCAATCCAAAAAATGTCAGCAGCTGTTTTGATGTTGTGCTTTCAGATGCTCTGATGTGTTCTGACACTATGGTTGTGTCTTAAAGCAGAGATATGTTGGAATACTGCAGTATAACAATTTACACTGTCACCAGGAAGAGCTGTTGTTCACTGGAGAAACAAAAGGCTGCAGTTTCCATTTGTTTGAAATCCCCAACCATGACATCACCCTAGACAGAGGTGATACTGTCCTATATGGATCATGAATGAGTGACTGTACACCACATATGGAACATGTTGGAAAACAACAGTTCCTGTGCTGCAGTTTCATTGTgtgctcttttaaaaaaaaaaaggaactacCTCAGCTTACTCTGaggaataatgtgttttaaagcatGAGGTCACATATTGGGACTGATATTTTAATGATCTGATAATGGAAAACAtactctctgtgtttctgtgacatcaTAACACCCTCATCTGTTCGTGCTCTACAAAGTAACTCAATACACGCACTTGGCCGGAGGCCAGCTGCACAAAACAAAGGGTTTGAAGTTTTGTTTCTAAGTTTATGTTCAAATCGCGGACTCCCACGGCTCGCTCCCTCTCAGCTGCATAAATATGAGGATGTGTGTAAGTAGGTGTTAgtgggtgtgtgtatgagctGAATGCACATTGTGAGTGGGTGAATGCATAGCATGCTGCATTTACAGAGGCTCAAGTCATTCAGCCAATACTCGCATCAGATGGGTTCACACTAAATAATGAAGATTAAAAAGTCGGCACCCATGGATTAGGAGGAAAGCATGCAAACAACTTTTTAAGAGAACAGTGATGTAATCGTATCTGGCCTGAACTCTCCCAACTACCAGGAACCAAATCAGAGAGAAATAGTGAGtggggaggaggaaagaggaaacttGGCGTGTGTTGGAGCAGCTTGAGTACAGCTGGGAGAGGGGTCATGTCCATAGAGAGGGATTGAAAGAGGCTATTTCTAGGCCTGCCCCCCTGTCCCCTCGCTCACATACAATCATGCATCATACACAGACTTCACTATCTCTGCTCATCCATCTCAGTCCGCCACATCAGGGCCCAAGTGCACAGTTCCAATCAAGACCTTCGAATTCACGGTTTCATGTCTTACACTGACGGATGGAAGACGTGAGGTGGGTGGGAGTCTCAGACTGAGCCATCAAAGAGAGGATTGCAGAAGAAAATGGCTGCATCGGTTGTTGTCCCTTGATTTCTCTAGTGTGTGATTGTGCTGTGGTTGGAGTGTGCTCAGGTTGCCGCAGGATGAGAGATGGGGGTATGAACTGTGTGTAACGGTATTAGCATGCTACGTTAGCCTAAATCTAACCTGCTTCACCACTGAAGGAGGGTAAAACATTTGTGACTGATAAACATGTTAATCATTCTCAGAACAGCAGTTTTATAAAGGTCTACCCTCTTCTGATTTCTCAGGAAGTAGCACTCATCTACTGTGAAGTTTACAGTAGCAGTCGTTTCATTTTACTTGTGTGGGCCAGAACAACCATCCAATCAAATCCTTGCCAGCACCCTCTCCCTGAACTCCTCTTCTCACTCATCACCATAATGAGTAGGGGGATGGGCAAAGCAGGTGGTGGCCTATGAACGCATCTGCAATCCAAAGAGAGAAGTAAAGATACCCGTCCCTGCTTTCATTTGTTCTGATGCCAGTGAAGTAGTCATATTCCCTCCCTCAAACGTAGCGGGCCTAGCATGTGGAGAATTTCGATCAAAGCCCTCTGAACAGGCGTCATTTCATCGCGACTAGAGGAAACAtggtgggggaaaaaagtatggggaaaaaaattgaaaatccttctcttcctctcccccagCGTTCAGTAACTCCGTAACACCACGGTTCTGTATGTCTAATATATCACCTGTAACTCCCAACTGGACAGGTCAATATCAAACATGAcatgctgtttgtctgtctgtagtGCGACATGTTGCCTTCTACATTAGAGTAAACCAGGGACTCTTTTTCAGCTATAACCACAGAGGAGGTGTCCAATAATCACTGTAGCCATTATGATGGAAAACAAAGTCATGGCAATCAGGCAGACAGTAAAAagtatactactactactacagaGGGATTATTTTCTGGCATGTGCTATCACAAAAAACATCTGGACCTAATAAGCAGCGGAACGCTCAGCACCTGTTATTTTTCACCGGGCTGAAGAATCCACTGAGGCATGAAGGACAAACACCCAGACTCCTCTACAACTCAGGCATTTGTGTTTGGAGGATAAGATGGCTCAGCTTTGACCTCCATGTGATAGGGGTCACCAAGCCGCTAGAGCATCCTTCTCCTGTTGACATTTTTGAGTGAGACTCTCCCGGATGATTAATGCTACCGATGTACGCTACATGTCTTCTGCATGACACAATTTGCACTTGATTTTGATGGGGATAAAATGGCAGCACTGCACAATTCTTCCGACTTTACTCGAGAAAAGCGAGCCATTTCTTGTTTTGCAACTACATGGTACCATGAGCACTGCAAAAAGAGCAACCCTGCACTGAAGGGTGCAACCTGCTAGAGAGGCCATTTAATTGAAATTGAATATGCCTGCAGACTTGAATGCAGCATCTAACAGCAGTAACATCGGCATGCATGTTTAGTCCTTCAAGGACACAAGGATAATCACGTTCAAAGTGTTCATGATTGGTgtgttgttaaaatgtaatgCAGCTATTTGTGGAAAGCCAAATGAAGAGCTCTCTCACACCAAACCATCACTCCTTCAGCTGGGTGATGAGTCAAACTCTTCCTCTCATATATTTATAGATTGATAGATTGGTTTTAACTAATGACTGTTCATTCTTACCTGGGTAGAAGTCTTTGGATTTGGACAGCTTAATGGTGGCACCCGTCTCTTTCTGCAGTTGTACGATGGTCTGGCCGCCCTTGCCAATTATAGAGCCGGCTGCATAGCTGGGGATCAGCACCTTCAGGAAGTACTCG
This genomic window contains:
- the nova1 gene encoding RNA-binding protein Nova-1 isoform X1, producing MMMMAGGGGAAVDHNGIYADLHSLQQPLMEPDNPDSRKRPLETPAEEAGCTKRTNTGEEGEYFLKVLIPSYAAGSIIGKGGQTIVQLQKETGATIKLSKSKDFYPGTTERVCLIQGTVEALNGVHNFIAEKVREMPQSAQKPEPVSILQPQTTVNPDRVKQAKLIVPNSTAGLIIGKGGATVKAVMEQSGAWVQLSQKPEGINLQERVVTISGEPEQNRKAVEIIVQKIQEDPQSSSCLNISYSNVSGPVANSNPTGSPYANTAEVMPNAAAAAATASSLLGQAGLTGMGAFPTAMSSFSGNDLLAITSALNTLASYGYNTNTLGLGLNPAAASGVLAAVAASANPAAAAAANLLASYASDASGSAGHPAAGLGGFSLGSLAAATGASNGYLNASSPLMASSLLAAEKLGDGAKDVVEIAVPENLVGAILGKGGKTLVEYQELTGARIQISKKGEFIPGTRNRKVTITGSPAATQAAQYLISQRITYEQGVRATNPQKVG
- the nova1 gene encoding RNA-binding protein Nova-1 isoform X2, which codes for MEEGEYFLKVLIPSYAAGSIIGKGGQTIVQLQKETGATIKLSKSKDFYPGTTERVCLIQGTVEALNGVHNFIAEKVREMPQSAQKPEPVSILQPQTTVNPDRVKQAKLIVPNSTAGLIIGKGGATVKAVMEQSGAWVQLSQKPEGINLQERVVTISGEPEQNRKAVEIIVQKIQEDPQSSSCLNISYSNVSGPVANSNPTGSPYANTAEVMPNAAAAAATASSLLGQAGLTGMGAFPTAMSSFSGNDLLAITSALNTLASYGYNTNTLGLGLNPAAASGVLAAVAASANPAAAAAANLLASYASDASGSAGHPAAGLGGFSLGSLAAATGASNGYLNASSPLMASSLLAAEKLGDGAKDVVEIAVPENLVGAILGKGGKTLVEYQELTGARIQISKKGEFIPGTRNRKVTITGSPAATQAAQYLISQRITYEQGVRATNPQKVG